The Geminocystis sp. NIES-3708 genomic sequence AAAGACTGATCAATTTTCAGGAAATCTAAGGAAAAACGTTTCAAATAGCTGAGAGAGGAAAAACCTGTACCAAAATCGTCTAAAGCTAGTAAAAAACCATAATTGTGTAATTGTTGCAGAATATTAATGGCTTTCTGTACATCATCTATCAATAAACCCTCTGTAATTTCTAACTCTAACTGATGGGGTTTTAACTTTGTTTCTTGAAGGATGCCTCTTATCTCATCTGCTAAATTTTCCTGTTGAAAGTGTTTTCCTGATAAATTAACAGCAACGCATAACTCTGGAAATCCTGCTGATAGCCAACGTTGATTTTGTTGACAAACAGTTCTCAATACCCATGTACGTATATCTAAAATCAAATCACTAGATTCAGCAATGGGAATGAATAAGGCTGGAGATACAAAACCGTATTCTAGTTATCAAAAACTATTAGAGGAAGCCAGACAACTTGATATTAGTGTTTCAACCCTCATTGATTTGATTTTGATGGACAGGTATCAACTTTCTCATCTATTCCATGACGAGGAAAAAGAGAAGTCGTAGAAATTCAATTATTTTATACGAACTTTCTACGTCCATCACCAATGGGAAATCCTAACTAACGTACATCAGCTATACTCTACGAACTCATACGAGTCAATTTTTTGGTTTTATACAACTTTGTGCCAATAGCTCACTAATAATTTTTGCTAAAAGGATTGCTATTTAATCATTATAGGATTTTTTATTGACAGATTATTTGAAAAAATATTAAATAGAACGATAAGCAATAATTTTCCGACGCTAATTTTTATATTTTGTGGGAATGATGATTAATGGCTGAGTTTTACTATCATAGTCTGCCTTTGATGGTAAACGACGTTCTGGATGATAGGTAAAGTTGCAGGTTGTAATTCAGGAATAGATAGTATTTTATTACTATCATTAAAACCCTTCATAAAATTCTTACTTAGATTATTAGTACTTCTAATTAAGTCAAATTGAAACTCTGACCATTCTTGATTGTCTAAGTCTTTCCTGAATTGCTCTAAACTATAGTAACTTAGGGAAAACTCTGACTCTGAATAGTTTTTTCCCTAAGGTTTATACGTTTCATCCATGGCTAACCTAAACACTGTACCAATGGTAATAGGTTTGTCTGTAGGTGATTTACTAAATGAGAGCCATTTGTATTCAATCTCTTTTCTACCTTGAGCACTTACTCCTCTCCTTGCAGGGGCAATAATGGAATAATATCATTAAAGCTGTGGAAGATCTTTATAACTATCCTCTTTGGGAAAGAATATTAACAATTTATAAACATAAAGTTGAGTAATTGTATTAGTGGATTATAGTTAAAACAAATATATTATCATATCAATATAAAAAAATATATATTACTTAAGTAAGTTTACTGTTTGATATATTTTGTAAATAATTTTATTATATTTTCTAAACAATTTTAATCATATGATGACTTATCAACATCTTCTCTCACCTATTCTCAGTCACTTCGCTACATCGGCTGAATTTACTACTTTAATGGAAGAGGTATTTGGGGAGAATATTCAAGTTGAAAGTCTACAACAACAATGGCTTAATCAAAGTTGGACATTACCCACAGTGGTTGTACTGAATTCATCAGTAATTAATGGTGCTTTAGGGGCTTACTCCGCACAAACAGGTCAGATTTACTTATCTCAGGAATTAATCGACAGTAATAATACAGATCTAATTACCAAGGTTTTATTAGAAGAATACGGACATCATGTTGATACCCTTCTCAATGTTAGCGATACCCCAGGGGATGAAGGGGAACTTTTTTCGGCTTTTGTAAGAGAGGGTAGTTTAACTTTAGCTAATGTACAGGAAATAAAATCCCAAAATGATTTCAATACTATTGTTGTGGATGGAGAAATAGTACAAATCGAAGCGGCTAGTTTTACCGTTACCAATACCAACGACAGTGGAGCGGGTTCTTTACGTCAGGCGATCATAGATGCCAATGCCAACTCTGGGGCAGATGTGATTACTTTTACAGGGTCTATTTTTACGGACTCCACTCCTGATACGATTCGTCTGTCTTCCATGTTGCCGATTATTACCGATGACCTGACAATTACAGGTACAGGAACGAATTTATTAACCCTGAGCGGTGATGCCAATAATAATAGTAGCAACGATGCGGGGGATGTGCGGATTATGTTCATCAACCAAGGTAATGTAACCATTTCGGGGCTAACCTTTGCCAATGGACGGGGTAAAGGAGGAGATGGTAGCGGTGGCGGTATGGGTGCTGGGGGTGCTTTGTTTATTAATGGTAAGTTTGACGGCAATCAAGTACCTACTAATGTAACACTAACCGATGTGGCTTTCACCAATAATCAGGTGATCGGTGGTAATGGTGGTAATGGTAACTCTAATGGTGGTGGTGGTTTTGGTGGTAATGGTGGTGGTTTTCGTGGTGGTGGCGGTGATTTTGGTGGTGCTGGTGGTGCTGGTGGTGGTATTGGTGGTGGTGGTTTTAGTGGGAATGGTGGTGATATTGCTGGTGCGGGTGGTAGTGGTTTAGGCTCTCCTTTCGGTGGTGGTGCTGCTGGTGGTGGTGCTTCTATAGGTGGTGCTGGTGGTTTTGGTGGTGCTGGTGGTGGTGCTTCTATAGGTGGTGCTGGTGGTTTTGGTGGTGCTGGTGGTGCTGGAAGTGCTACTTTTGGTGGTGCTGGTGGTTTTGGTGATGGTATTGGTGGTGCTGGTGGTTTTGGTGATGGTATTGGTGGTGCTGGTGGTGGTGGTGCTGGGTTGGGGGGGGCGATTTTCATCCGCTCTGGTTCCCTCATCCTTAATAACACTAGCTTTAGCAATAACGGTGCTACGGGAGGAACAGGAGCTAATAACGGTCAAGGGCTGGGGGGTGCTATTTTTGCCGTCACCGATGCCCTCAAGACCCAAGCAGGACTTACTACGGCTCCTACCGTCAATGTCAATGGTATTACTTTTAGTAATAATACTGCTCTTAACAATGGCGGTATTAGTACGGGCAGTACATTCAACAATGTTAATCTCTATGGTACGGTCAACGTTCTCTCTACTCTATCCATTAATGATGTCACTGTTAACGAGATTGCAGGTACCGCAATCTTTACCGTCAGTCTGTCATCCCCTACTCCTGGGGATGTCACCTTTAATCTTGCCACTGCTAATAATACAGCTACGGCAGGTAGTGACTACACCGCTGTTGCCCTAACAGGTCAAACTATTACCGCAGGACAAACCAGCAAAACCTTTACGGTTAATATTGCATCGGGTAACATTACCGCCCCTGGTGAAACTTTCTTCGTCAATCTTTCTAATATTTCTGGTGCCACCGCAGGGGATACCCAAGGAGTCGGGACAATTACCCCAGTTCAAACTATCGTGACAAATACCAACGACAGTGGTGAAGGCAGTCTTCGTCAGGCGATTCTCAATGCCAATGCGATCGCTGGTGCAAATACTATCACCTTTAATATTGCAAGTAGTGGAGTACAGACAATTACTCTTAATACTGCTTTGCCTGAAATTACCGGACAAGTTACTATTGATGGAACAAGTCAACCCGGTTTTACTAATAGTCCAATTATCGAAATAAATAGTAATAATAACGTTGGTAACGGTTTAAGTTTGGGAGGTGGTTCTAGTAATAGTGTTATTAAAGGCTTAATAATTAATCGTTTTACTAATATTGGCATCCTAATCAATAGTACAGGAAATAAAATACAGGGTAATTATATTGGTACTAATGCCACCGGAACATCTGGGGCAGGTAACTCATTTGGTGTTTTTGTTAATTCAGGTAATAATAACATTATTGGCAGTGACGAAGATGGCATAAATGACACCAATGAGGGGAATTTAATTTCTGGTAATGGAAATGTAGGTGTTCTTTTCTTCGGCAACAATAATTTTGCTCGGGGTAATTATATTGGTACTAATGTTAATGGCACATCAGCAATAGGAAATGGAGTTCACGGTGTTTATATTGGTTCTTCTAACCATACCATTGGCGGAGTAACAACTACAGCTCGGAATATCATCTCAGGTAATGGCTTCAGTGGAGTTGCTATCTACGCAGATACTCCATCTAATGCTAGTAACAATATTGTACAAGGTAACTATATCGGTACGGATGTCAGTGGGAATAATTCTTTAGGTAATGGTAGTGGTAGTGGTGTAAGAGTTACAGGAGCGAATAATACGATCGGCGGTACAGCATCAGGAGCAGGAAACAAAATTGCTTACAATCAAGGGAATGGAGTTGTTATTCTTGACGGCACGGGAAATCAAGGAAATAGTATTTTAGGCAATAGTATTTTTAGTAATACAAATTTAGGCATTGATTTAGTAGGAAATAACACAGTAGAACCCAACGACTTAAATGATCCCGATACTGGAATCAATAATCTTCAAAACTATCCCTTATTAATTCAGTATAGTACTGGTTTGGTTAAGGGTAGTCTCAATAGTACTCCTGACACAGATTTTCGGATTGAGTTTTTCAGCAATACAACAATCGATCCCAGTGGCAATGGTGAAGGGCAGACTTATTTAGGTTTTCAACAAGTTACAACAGGAAATGATGGTAATGTTGATTTTACCTTTACTCCTCCCACAGGTTCATCTAATATTACAGCCACGGCAACCGACATTAATGACAATACATCAGAGTTTTCAAGGAGTACGAGTGCCCCAGTAGTAACGATCGTTGCTAATGGCAATTTAACAGATACGGATGTAACTATTAACGTTGATCCTACCTTCACCGTCACCAATGAAAATATCATCATCAGTCGTGATGGAGGGGAAGATACCTTCAATATTAACAGTGTCGGCACTGCTTTTCAGTCCGATATAATCATCGATGGTAATGGTTATACCAGTGGAGATCTAGTTAATCTCAATGGTAGTATTACAATTAATGATTTTATCCTAGATGAAGTTCAAAATATTAATGTTGCTTCTAGCGTTGCCACCACTACGATCGATCTTCTTAATGATAATGGAGATGTAACTTGGACAACAGGACAAGCTATCAACTTTGCCAGTGGTTCAAGTTTAACTACCACGAAGGGAAATATCAATCTGACAGCAAAAGGTGAAGCAACAGGTAATTATCAAGGAATTATTGTTAATGACAGTCTCATCACTTCTAGTACAGGTGCAATCGATCTGAATGGTACGGGAGGAGGCAACGGTAATGATCAGTATGGAGTTTATTTGCTCAACGGCAGTGAAATTATCTCCACCACTACCGCCACCATTAAAATAACAGGTCAAGGTTCTTTATCAGGATTGAATGGGGGAAATGATGGTATTCGCATGGTGGGTGCTGATAGTTTAATTTCTTCGGTGAGTGGCTCGATCGAACTCATGGGTATAGCGAGAACTGGGAGTAGTTTTAATGATGGTGTTCGTATAGCTGATGTTTCACAGGTGACAACAGAAACTGGCACCATTACCATCCAAGGAACAACCAATAACAATTTGAGTGGAGGTGCTAATATTGGGATTCACATATATTCTCAGTCACAAATCACCGCCACAGACACAGGAAAGATTAGCTTAATCGGACTAGCAATTAATGGCACAAATGACAATGATGGTATTCGCATAGAAGGAACAAATACTCAAGTAAGTGCAAAAGATGGTTCGATCAATATTACTGGTACGGGAGGTGGTACGGGGGGTGCGAATTTAGGAGTTCGTATCACTGGTGGAGGACAGGTAAAATCGACAGGAAACGCCACTATTGATATAATAGGTCAAGGTAGTACAAGTGGTGTTGATACTAACTATGGAGTGCAAGTTACGGGAGTAAATAGTGCCATTACATCCATTGATGGTGACATTACCATCGAAGGCACTGGAGGAGGTAGCGGGGGTAATAATCGAGGGGTTTCGATCGAAAGCAGTGGGGTTATTTCTTCCAGTGGAAAAGCAAACATTACCGTAACAGGAAAAGCATCAACTTCAGCTACAGGCAGTAATAATCGAGGCGTAATGATTGACGGAAACGGTAGTGCTATCACGTCAACAGGTAGTGGAAATATCACCATCGACGGCACAGGCGGAGGCAAAGCTGGGGAAAGTTATGGTGTTCATGTTGTTAACAAAGGAAAAATAAGTTCCACTGGAACAGGTATCATAAAAATAACAAGTCAGGGTTCTTTATTAGGTACTGGTACTGGGAATTATGGCATTCGTGTTCAAGGAGAAAATACTTTAATTTCCTCTGTCAGTGGTTCGATCGACATTGAAGGTAAAGGAGGAACAGGAACAGGTTTTAATAGTGGTGTTTTGCTCTCAGATAAAGGGGCAATTACTTCCGCAACAGGTTCTATGACTGTCCAAGGCACAGCCGACGGTCAAGGTGGAACGAATATTGGTATTGCTATCGTTTCCGAATCAAAAATAATTCAGACCAATTCTGGCAAAATAACTTTAATCGGAGAAGGTTCAAAAAGTGGAACAGGAAATGGTAATGATGGTGTTCGTATAGAGAATGTTAATAGTCAAATAACGGCAAAAAACGGTTCAATTTCCATTACGGGTACTGCGGGTACAGGTTCTCAACAAAATCGAGGAGTATTACTCGTTAATAATGGTTTAATAACTTCAGAAATAGGCAATATATCAGTTAATGGAACTGGTGGTAATACGGGGATCAGTAACTATGGTGTATGGTTAACATCAGGAGGAAGTATTGTCTCAACGGGAATAGACGCAAATGCTGCCCAAATCAATGTCACAGGTGAGGGGGCAATTACTGCTACAGGCAACATTGATAACGATGGAGTACGCATTGACGGAACGAATAGCAAGATTTCTTCTGTGGCAGGAGCGATCGCTATTACAGGCACAGCAGGTAACGGTACAAATGGTAATCGTGGGGTAGTAGTATTTAACAATGGAGTAGTTACTTCTGGAACGGGAAATATTGCAGTCAATGGCACGGGAAGTGGCACAGGATCTGGAAACTATGGTGTCTATCTCATTGGTAATGCTATAAATGGTGGCGTAATTTCTTCCACAGGGACAGGAGCCAATGCTGCCACTATTACTGTTACAGGTCAAGGCTCCCTAAATAGTACGGGGGGGAGTAATGACGGCGTTCGCATTGAAGGCACAAATAGTAAAATCTCTTCCATTGCTGGGGCGATCTCTATAACAGGTACTGGTGGTAAAGGTGCACAAAGTCGAGGTATATGGATTGCTAGTAATGGATTAATCACTTCAGAAACAGGAAATATAACAGTCAAGGGCACTGGCACCGATGCAGGTTTCAGAAGTTATGGTGTTGCGTTGGTGACTGGTGGGGGCATCACCTCAACAGGAACGGGAGCCAATGCTGCCGCCATTACTGTCACAGGTCAAGGAACATCTACAAGCAATGTCGAAAATATTGGAGTCTATATTGACGGAGCGAATACAAAGATTAGCTCTTTGAATGGCGCGATCTCAGTTAGAGGTACTGGTGGTAATGGCACGAATGATAATTATGGTGTTTACTTGGGCGGAACAGGACAAATCTCATCAACAGGAACAGGAGCCAATGCTGCAACTATTACCATTACAGGTCAAGGCTCTACCTCTGCCACGGGTAATAACAATGATGGGATTCGTCTCAATAATAGTACAGTTCAATCCAATGATGGCAATATTGTCCTTACTGGTACAGGAGGAGGTACTGGAACAACCCAACTAGGGGTAAGAATCATTGGTGGTGCAAAAATTGAATCTACGGGTAAAGCAACTATCAACATCAAGGGTTTTGGTAGTGAAAATGCTGTAAGTACGAACTATGGAGTACAAGTTACGGGAGGCAGTAGTGCTATTACATCCATTGACGGTGATATTACCATTGAAGGCACGGGAGGAGGTAGTGGTAGTAATAATCGAGGAGTTTCGATCGAAGGTGGAGGAGTGATTTCTTCCACAGGTAAAGCCACTATTACCGTTATTGGACAAGGTTCAGGAAATCCCCTCTCCACTGGAGGAAATCGTGGGGTTCGTGTAGATAATACTGGTAAAATTACTTCCAAAAATGGAGCAATCTTCATTAGTGGCACAGCAGGAGCGACAGGTGACTCAGTAGGTACTACTTTTAATTATGGTGTTCAAGTCATATTTTCAGGAGAAATTTCCTCCACAGGAACGGGTGCTGATGCTGCTACCATTACCATCGAGGGAAATGGTGGTTCAATTTCTAACAAGGCAAGTCAAAATGCGGGGGTGGATATTGAACAAAGTGGCAAAATTACCTCCATCGATGGGGCGATTAAGGTGACAGGTTTAGGTGGTTCTGGACAAAGTGGAAATCATGGTGTTTTGTTATTGCTCAATGCTACAATCTCTTCTACAGGAACTGGACAGTCTGCTTCTACTATTACAATCGTAGGAAACGGATCAACCACAGCTAGTGATAGTAATAATGACGGAGTTCGTGTAGAGAATAAGAGTAAAGTAACATCTATTGATGGTGACGTAAGTGTTACTGGAACGGGAGGAAGTGGTACACAGTTAAATGTTGGTGTCAATATAGTCAATTTAAGTGAAATATCTGCTACTGACAGCGCCGATATAATGATCACGGGTATAGGGGGGAATGGTACTTCTAGTGATGGTATTAGCCTTGAAAATTCAAAAATACAAAGTAAGAGCGGTAACATTACCTTAACAGGTAGTGCCAATAATTCCAGTATAGGTATCAATATTTTTAATAGTGGCTCGATCATCAGTAGTACTGGCAAAATTACCTTAGAAACTGACACTATTAACCTTGCAGGTGGTAATAACAGTATTTCTAGTGGTGGTGAATTATTAATCACGCAAAAAACAGATAACACTTCCATCGGACTTGGTTCAGCAAGTGGTACATTAAATCTGACATCCACAGAAATCGCTAGTTTTAAAGATGGATTTAGTAAGATTACAATCGGCAACGATAAAACTGGTGCAGTCAAAATTAATAATGCTACCTTTACCGATAACCTTACCATCAATGGAAATTCGATCGAAGTTATTGCCCTTAACGGTAGTAGCAACAATATTACTCTCAATGCTCCTACTAGTAATATTACCCATGATAATAACTCCAGTACAACGGATATTATCGCTAATGAATTGATTTTAAATAGCAATGCAATTATTAATACTATTCAAATCAATGCTAACACCCTGAATGCCATTGCACAGACAGGGGATGTCAGAGTGACAGATACCAGTGGAGGGTTGACAGTTAAAAATGTTACTGCCACAGGAAGCGGTTCGAGCGCACTAAAAGCCGTAGGCGGTGACTTGAATATCAATACTGTGTCAGCTCAATTCAATATAGATTTAATTGCAGAAGATGGCAAAATTACAGACAATAACGGTATCGGAGTTAATAATATTACATCAGGTACTTCCACCGCTTTCGCTTTAAGTGGCATTGATTTAGATGTCTCTACTACTATTAGCGGTTATGAAACAACGGGAGTAGGTGATATTATCCTCCGTCGAGCGATCGGTGGTATTGATGTAGGTGGAGGGGGTATTAAAACTAATGATGGTGATATAAGCATTAGTATCACTAGTGGTAACTTGAGATTAGTTTCCCCTATCATTGCCGGAGGCACAAAGACCATCACGGTGGACATCGATTCTGGCAACATACAAGATTTTAATGATGATAGCAATAATTTCACAGCTACATCTGCCAAACTAGATACTAGCAACGGTATCGGTACAATAACGAATGCCATAGAAACACAAGTAACCAATTTAGCGGCGAGGGCATCCACAAGCGGAGATATTGCCATTAAAAATACAGGTACTTTAACCATTGATACCGTGGAAGGATTAAGCGGAGTTAGTGTCAATAATGGACAAGTTAATTTGAGTTCCACAGAAAGCATAATCGTTAACCAGACTA encodes the following:
- a CDS encoding EAL domain-containing protein — translated: MILDIRTWVLRTVCQQNQRWLSAGFPELCVAVNLSGKHFQQENLADEIRGILQETKLKPHQLELEITEGLLIDDVQKAINILQQLHNYGFLLALDDFGTGFSSLSYLKRFSLDFLKIDQSFVKGIPHDSDDSAITCSVIALAHSLQMSVIAEGVETIEQANYLQDHGCYKLQGYYFSRPIPAQDFTHLWQEKLKKYN
- a CDS encoding FG-GAP-like repeat-containing protein yields the protein MMTYQHLLSPILSHFATSAEFTTLMEEVFGENIQVESLQQQWLNQSWTLPTVVVLNSSVINGALGAYSAQTGQIYLSQELIDSNNTDLITKVLLEEYGHHVDTLLNVSDTPGDEGELFSAFVREGSLTLANVQEIKSQNDFNTIVVDGEIVQIEAASFTVTNTNDSGAGSLRQAIIDANANSGADVITFTGSIFTDSTPDTIRLSSMLPIITDDLTITGTGTNLLTLSGDANNNSSNDAGDVRIMFINQGNVTISGLTFANGRGKGGDGSGGGMGAGGALFINGKFDGNQVPTNVTLTDVAFTNNQVIGGNGGNGNSNGGGGFGGNGGGFRGGGGDFGGAGGAGGGIGGGGFSGNGGDIAGAGGSGLGSPFGGGAAGGGASIGGAGGFGGAGGGASIGGAGGFGGAGGAGSATFGGAGGFGDGIGGAGGFGDGIGGAGGGGAGLGGAIFIRSGSLILNNTSFSNNGATGGTGANNGQGLGGAIFAVTDALKTQAGLTTAPTVNVNGITFSNNTALNNGGISTGSTFNNVNLYGTVNVLSTLSINDVTVNEIAGTAIFTVSLSSPTPGDVTFNLATANNTATAGSDYTAVALTGQTITAGQTSKTFTVNIASGNITAPGETFFVNLSNISGATAGDTQGVGTITPVQTIVTNTNDSGEGSLRQAILNANAIAGANTITFNIASSGVQTITLNTALPEITGQVTIDGTSQPGFTNSPIIEINSNNNVGNGLSLGGGSSNSVIKGLIINRFTNIGILINSTGNKIQGNYIGTNATGTSGAGNSFGVFVNSGNNNIIGSDEDGINDTNEGNLISGNGNVGVLFFGNNNFARGNYIGTNVNGTSAIGNGVHGVYIGSSNHTIGGVTTTARNIISGNGFSGVAIYADTPSNASNNIVQGNYIGTDVSGNNSLGNGSGSGVRVTGANNTIGGTASGAGNKIAYNQGNGVVILDGTGNQGNSILGNSIFSNTNLGIDLVGNNTVEPNDLNDPDTGINNLQNYPLLIQYSTGLVKGSLNSTPDTDFRIEFFSNTTIDPSGNGEGQTYLGFQQVTTGNDGNVDFTFTPPTGSSNITATATDINDNTSEFSRSTSAPVVTIVANGNLTDTDVTINVDPTFTVTNENIIISRDGGEDTFNINSVGTAFQSDIIIDGNGYTSGDLVNLNGSITINDFILDEVQNINVASSVATTTIDLLNDNGDVTWTTGQAINFASGSSLTTTKGNINLTAKGEATGNYQGIIVNDSLITSSTGAIDLNGTGGGNGNDQYGVYLLNGSEIISTTTATIKITGQGSLSGLNGGNDGIRMVGADSLISSVSGSIELMGIARTGSSFNDGVRIADVSQVTTETGTITIQGTTNNNLSGGANIGIHIYSQSQITATDTGKISLIGLAINGTNDNDGIRIEGTNTQVSAKDGSINITGTGGGTGGANLGVRITGGGQVKSTGNATIDIIGQGSTSGVDTNYGVQVTGVNSAITSIDGDITIEGTGGGSGGNNRGVSIESSGVISSSGKANITVTGKASTSATGSNNRGVMIDGNGSAITSTGSGNITIDGTGGGKAGESYGVHVVNKGKISSTGTGIIKITSQGSLLGTGTGNYGIRVQGENTLISSVSGSIDIEGKGGTGTGFNSGVLLSDKGAITSATGSMTVQGTADGQGGTNIGIAIVSESKIIQTNSGKITLIGEGSKSGTGNGNDGVRIENVNSQITAKNGSISITGTAGTGSQQNRGVLLVNNGLITSEIGNISVNGTGGNTGISNYGVWLTSGGSIVSTGIDANAAQINVTGEGAITATGNIDNDGVRIDGTNSKISSVAGAIAITGTAGNGTNGNRGVVVFNNGVVTSGTGNIAVNGTGSGTGSGNYGVYLIGNAINGGVISSTGTGANAATITVTGQGSLNSTGGSNDGVRIEGTNSKISSIAGAISITGTGGKGAQSRGIWIASNGLITSETGNITVKGTGTDAGFRSYGVALVTGGGITSTGTGANAAAITVTGQGTSTSNVENIGVYIDGANTKISSLNGAISVRGTGGNGTNDNYGVYLGGTGQISSTGTGANAATITITGQGSTSATGNNNDGIRLNNSTVQSNDGNIVLTGTGGGTGTTQLGVRIIGGAKIESTGKATINIKGFGSENAVSTNYGVQVTGGSSAITSIDGDITIEGTGGGSGSNNRGVSIEGGGVISSTGKATITVIGQGSGNPLSTGGNRGVRVDNTGKITSKNGAIFISGTAGATGDSVGTTFNYGVQVIFSGEISSTGTGADAATITIEGNGGSISNKASQNAGVDIEQSGKITSIDGAIKVTGLGGSGQSGNHGVLLLLNATISSTGTGQSASTITIVGNGSTTASDSNNDGVRVENKSKVTSIDGDVSVTGTGGSGTQLNVGVNIVNLSEISATDSADIMITGIGGNGTSSDGISLENSKIQSKSGNITLTGSANNSSIGINIFNSGSIISSTGKITLETDTINLAGGNNSISSGGELLITQKTDNTSIGLGSASGTLNLTSTEIASFKDGFSKITIGNDKTGAVKINNATFTDNLTINGNSIEVIALNGSSNNITLNAPTSNITHDNNSSTTDIIANELILNSNAIINTIQINANTLNAIAQTGDVRVTDTSGGLTVKNVTATGSGSSALKAVGGDLNINTVSAQFNIDLIAEDGKITDNNGIGVNNITSGTSTAFALSGIDLDVSTTISGYETTGVGDIILRRAIGGIDVGGGGIKTNDGDISISITSGNLRLVSPIIAGGTKTITVDIDSGNIQDFNDDSNNFTATSAKLDTSNGIGTITNAIETQVTNLAARASTSGDIAIKNTGTLTIDTVEGLSGVSVNNGQVNLSSTESIIVNQTINASGNITLTAKDTGFDINLINSSAITSTSGNINLLSNTINLGDTTSITTTGNIFINQDNDNSTLVGTTTLGASVNIAGNLYLNDTIKIDYNSGINRFDTLNLTGAVDLVGSTLNLDISNYTPTADTVYTLINNDGTDAVTGTFTGLAEGATVATIGGDKLLITYQGGTGNDVQLYVAPNQVPNQAPVITVPSAKTVNQNTPLILGGISIADVDAGSGNQTVTLSATSGTITLASTTGLTISAGGSGSSNLTFSGTLNNVNAALKNLIYQSNSTFSGSDTINLTVNDNGNTGSGGAKQDSDSIAVTVKAVTQTAPSLSTDILAVNSVRTTIIAEFNGDNLSDIGYTNSLNAFYVAINNGAGGYLSRVTFPTNKKPGGGAVTNLNGHAGLDLILPNKTTNNVSVFLSNGTASPTITTVTTGTNPVFVVTGDFNEDSNKDMAVANYGNNTVSVFLGNGAGGFSSPTSLTTGSKPSAMAVEDFNGDGKSDLAVTNYSANTVSIFQGAGDGTFGTKTDYLTGTSPNSVAVGDFDKDGDFDLVVNNNKSNTLSVFLNNGSGGFSPKTDIALSANLSAYSVTVGDFNSDSNLDLRVANNLTNNAGILTGDGLGNFSAISNLTMIQIPSV